A window of the Cannabis sativa cultivar Pink pepper isolate KNU-18-1 chromosome X, ASM2916894v1, whole genome shotgun sequence genome harbors these coding sequences:
- the LOC115695716 gene encoding uncharacterized protein LOC115695716: protein MQITSDPWLPVLDRPTPNPVVQGLENFTVSSLFQANNRSWDVDVVQDLFSPEDAALILGIPLIASAIDDSWYWVAEKNGFYSVRSAYNMLHSMKFTPDFSPSNGLWKILWSLKVPPKAKDLVWRATSNCLATKSNLCIKKVLTENLCPFCGIFAETECHLFVSCNFAWACWNYAGLATTSRDATSLQLWLLDTFQLVRTVKDVVSFATASLDQWLKAQGKGNIPLLSPLKDGDGLELCVKPVSGIKLNVDAAIFEHSSKHGFDCVVRNTVGELVAAFAGLKFGRVSPELAEIMGVREALSWLKNHAHSHAIVKTDSLVCAGAVRSAEVFASAFGPVVEDCKTLLHSMSNVSLVFVKRSANCAAHYVARHSVYLAERMFSINSVFLDLLSILMSDCSNH, encoded by the exons ATGCAAATTACCTCTGACCCATGGCTCCCTGTTCTTGACAGACCAACACCAAACCCGGTTGTTCAGGGGTTGGAAAACTTCACCGTTAGCAGCCTTTTCCAAGCTAATAATCGAAGTTGGGATGTCGACGTTGTGCAAGATCTTTTCTCTCCTGAAGACGCTGCTCTCATTCTTGGTATACCTCTAATTGCTTCGGCTATTGATGACTCGTGGTATTGGGTTGCTGAGAAGAATGGTTTCTACTCCGTTCGTAGTGCTTACAACATGTTGCATAGCATGAAGTTCACACCAGATTTTTCACCTTCCAATGGTCTATGGAAGATTTTGTGGTCTCTCAAAGTGCCTCCCAAAGCCAAGGATCTTGTTTGGAGGGCGACTTCAAATTGTCTTGCTACTAAGTCAAATCTGTGTATCAAGAAGGTTTTAACTGAAAATCTTTGTCCATTCTGTGGCATCTTTGCTGAGACTGAATGCCACCTTTTTGTGTCTTGTAATTTTGCTTGGGCTTGTTGGAATTACGCTGGTTTAGCTACTACCAGTAGAGATGCAACCTCACTTCAGCTGTGGTTGTTGGACACTTTTCAGCTG GTTCGTACTGTGAAGGATGTGGTTTCATTTGCTACAGCAAGTCTTGATCAATGGTTGAAAGCTCAAGGAAAGGGTAACATTCCTTTATTGTCTCCTCTCAAAGATGGAGATGGTTTGGAGCTTTGTGTTAAACCGGTTTCAGGTATCAAGCTTAATGTAGATGCTGCCATTTTTGAGCATTCTTCAAAGCATGGGTTCGACTGTGTTGTGAGGAACACAGTGGGAGAGTTAGTTGCTGCCTTTGCTGGGTTAAAGTTTGGGAGAGTGTCACCCGAACTGGCTGAGATCATGGGCGTTAGGGAGGCCCTGAGTTGGCTGAAAAATCACGCCCATTCCCACGCAATTGTTAAAACTGATAGCTTGGTTTGTGCTGGAGCTGTCCGTAGTGCTGAGGTTTTTGCTTCAGCTTTCGGCCCAGTGGTAGAAGATTGCAAGACCCTTCTCCATAGTATGAGTAATGTTTCTTTAGTTTTTGTTAAGCGTTCTGCGAATTGTGCTGCGCACTATGTTGCTCGGCACTCTGTGTATTTAGCTGAGCGTATGTTTTCCATTAACAGTGTTTTTTTGGACTTGTTGTCTATCCTTATGAGCGATTGCTCGAATCATTAA